The genomic segment GACCTCGGCGTCGAGCCGGACGAGCCGGCGCTTCCCGAGGCGGCGGACCAGATCGACGTCCTCCATGATCGGGATCGCGGCGTAACCGCCGACCTGGGCGTAAAGCGCGCGCGCGAGCAGCAGGCCTTGGTCGCCGTAGGGTAAGCCCAAAATGCGCGCGCGCCAGTCGGCGAGGCGCTCGATCCGCTGCGCCGCCGGGCGCGGATCGTCGAGGCGGAGGCGAAAGTATCCCGCGCGCTCGCGGTTGGCGGGATCGGCGGTGAAGCAGGCAACGGCCTCGGCGACGCCCGCCCCGGGCAGCGTATCGGCGTGCAGGAACAGGAGCCAATCGCCGCGCGCCGCGTCGGCGCCCATGCCGAGTTGCCGGCCGCGCCCGCGCGGTGAGGCCACCATGCGCGCGCCCAGGTGCTGG from the Rhodospirillales bacterium genome contains:
- a CDS encoding glycosyltransferase, with amino-acid sequence MLSLVIPTWNETARLPATLAAWQALDIVGDIVVADAHSPDHTGALAQHLGARMVASPRGRGRQLGMGADAARGDWLLFLHADTLPGAGVAEAVACFTADPANRERAGYFRLRLDDPRPAAQRIERLADWRARILGLPYGDQGLLLARALYAQVGGYAAIPIMEDVDLVRRLGKRRLVRLDAEVVTSAERYRRGGFIRRPMRNLFCLALYLLGVPPAAIAKIYG